In Pelosinus sp. IPA-1, a single genomic region encodes these proteins:
- a CDS encoding FAD binding domain-containing protein translates to MFTLLNLVQPDTIEAAYKALVEKRNNIVLGGCAFLRMGSQRIGTAVDLSRLNLNYIVEQNEYVEVGATTTFRDIETNPLLNRYFNGVLPEALSQIIGIQFRNTVMIGATIYSKYGFSDLLTALLALDTEIELYKGGRMSLKSFLESSFEKDILTRIFIKKNERKANYQHLRNSCSDYPILNVAVSKLNDQWKIVVGARPQRAIIVQKASEELANLELNSKNIDRVATMAANEITFGTNMRGTADYRKCICKVLVKRAIMEVLQCK, encoded by the coding sequence ATGTTTACATTACTTAATTTGGTACAACCAGATACTATAGAGGCGGCATATAAAGCACTAGTTGAAAAAAGAAATAACATTGTTTTAGGGGGCTGTGCTTTTTTAAGAATGGGTTCGCAAAGAATTGGTACCGCAGTAGATCTTTCAAGACTTAATTTAAATTATATTGTAGAGCAAAATGAATATGTCGAAGTAGGTGCAACAACAACATTTAGAGATATTGAAACAAATCCTCTTTTAAATCGGTATTTTAATGGAGTATTGCCTGAAGCCTTAAGTCAAATAATAGGAATCCAATTTAGGAATACCGTTATGATTGGAGCAACCATTTATTCCAAATATGGTTTTTCCGATTTACTAACTGCATTGCTAGCTTTAGATACAGAAATAGAATTATACAAAGGTGGAAGAATGTCTCTAAAATCATTCTTAGAGAGTTCTTTTGAAAAAGATATATTGACAAGGATATTCATAAAAAAGAATGAAAGAAAAGCCAATTATCAGCATTTGAGAAATTCCTGTAGTGATTATCCCATATTAAATGTTGCTGTTTCTAAATTAAATGATCAATGGAAAATCGTTGTAGGTGCTAGGCCACAACGAGCTATAATTGTTCAAAAGGCTTCTGAAGAATTGGCGAATTTAGAGCTGAATAGTAAGAACATAGATAGGGTAGCTACTATGGCTGCAAACGAAATTACTTTTGGAACTAATATGAGGGGTACAGCTGACTACCGAAAATGCATATGTAAAGTATTAGTAAAAAGAGCCATAATGGAGGTATTGCAATGCAAATAG